In Chitinophaga nivalis, a single genomic region encodes these proteins:
- a CDS encoding IPT/TIG domain-containing protein: MQKITLYILTGLMVCLLGIMQACKKDKINTEVPFLVNNFYPNSGNAGTLVTITGSGFSADASQNNISFNGTVAEVISVADTILVVRAPEKGQSGTITFSNGSKSVNVGSYTYQKLSLQKINPVNGPAGTQIRISGTGFSSLSAPATVTINGKAATVVSATDTLLVAEIPDAAGSGPVIVKVDGNTSTGQAFLYQAVTSIKPRTGAAGTRVTINGEGFAALAAGNVVDFNGKKAEVKEVSGKKLVVIAPAEVTTGPLSVTIDGQKITGPSFTLVAAPHIRLVSPLSGPAGAEMVINGLNFSEVADENVVTINNVQVPVKKATGAELTLTLPAGVGKGDVMLSVNDQVIKGPEFTEQSLGIQKVEPSMGLAGTKVIITGTGFSLNAAENEVSFNGVSASVARVTATTLEVVAPEGFTSGPITVKRATLKAQSPTWFNRAGIITIAGGPTSDDLSGSINSIVMDNQGNLFVADNRKYFIYKITPTGQVTVFAGKPDEPGSVDGTGTAARMGNIYGMVVDIYNNIYVSDQFMSGTIRKITPQGVVTTTYKTSERVGAISMDRVGNLYVTNEYRGITKIYPDGASEKIFNFTATETKMAINKQGDIFFGTDNYEGNFKRLNAGSKTPIQIGSDYGYQDGPLAAAKFGYGMPAFLIDQDENLIVLDKTNFALRKIEFATNTVSTLLKLERGYVDGSFEKAKMGWLTDFVMDKDGNYYVVDPNNKAIRKIVLR; this comes from the coding sequence ATGCAAAAAATAACACTTTACATACTTACAGGATTAATGGTCTGCCTGCTGGGCATCATGCAGGCCTGTAAAAAAGATAAGATCAACACGGAAGTACCGTTTCTGGTAAATAACTTTTACCCGAACAGTGGTAATGCCGGAACACTGGTAACGATTACCGGTAGCGGCTTTAGTGCGGATGCTTCCCAGAATAATATTTCCTTCAACGGCACAGTGGCAGAAGTGATCAGTGTGGCGGATACTATATTGGTAGTACGTGCGCCGGAAAAAGGACAAAGCGGTACCATTACTTTTTCCAATGGTTCAAAATCCGTAAACGTAGGTAGCTATACCTATCAGAAACTGAGTTTGCAAAAAATAAACCCTGTCAATGGTCCTGCGGGTACGCAGATCCGTATCAGCGGTACAGGTTTCAGCAGCCTGAGTGCCCCTGCGACGGTAACCATCAATGGCAAGGCAGCCACCGTGGTAAGTGCCACGGATACATTATTGGTGGCTGAAATCCCGGATGCCGCAGGTAGTGGTCCTGTTATCGTAAAAGTAGACGGTAACACCTCTACCGGGCAGGCATTCCTGTACCAGGCAGTCACCTCCATCAAACCAAGAACAGGTGCGGCAGGTACCCGTGTAACCATCAATGGGGAAGGATTTGCAGCACTGGCTGCGGGCAACGTTGTTGATTTCAATGGTAAAAAGGCAGAAGTAAAAGAAGTGAGTGGTAAGAAACTGGTGGTAATAGCGCCAGCAGAAGTAACCACCGGCCCCTTGTCTGTTACCATCGATGGTCAGAAAATAACCGGTCCTTCATTTACCCTGGTAGCAGCGCCACATATCCGCCTGGTAAGCCCGCTCAGCGGCCCTGCCGGTGCTGAAATGGTCATCAATGGTCTTAACTTCAGCGAGGTGGCAGATGAAAACGTGGTAACCATCAACAATGTACAGGTGCCTGTGAAAAAGGCTACCGGTGCTGAACTGACCCTTACTTTACCTGCCGGCGTAGGCAAAGGCGACGTGATGTTATCCGTAAACGACCAGGTAATAAAAGGTCCTGAGTTTACAGAACAAAGCCTGGGTATCCAGAAAGTGGAACCTTCCATGGGCCTGGCTGGTACCAAAGTAATCATTACCGGTACCGGTTTCAGTCTGAATGCTGCTGAAAATGAAGTGAGCTTTAATGGCGTTTCCGCATCTGTGGCACGTGTTACCGCAACAACGCTGGAAGTAGTGGCGCCGGAAGGCTTCACCTCCGGACCAATAACCGTGAAGAGAGCGACTTTAAAGGCACAGAGCCCTACCTGGTTTAACCGTGCAGGTATCATTACCATTGCTGGTGGCCCGACATCGGATGACCTTTCCGGAAGTATAAATTCCATTGTGATGGATAATCAGGGTAACCTGTTTGTGGCAGATAACCGTAAATATTTTATCTACAAGATTACACCAACCGGACAGGTGACCGTTTTTGCCGGCAAGCCGGATGAACCCGGATCTGTCGATGGAACAGGCACGGCTGCCCGTATGGGAAACATCTATGGAATGGTAGTAGATATCTACAACAATATTTATGTGTCAGATCAGTTTATGAGCGGTACCATACGTAAAATCACGCCACAGGGTGTAGTGACCACCACCTATAAGACCTCGGAGCGTGTGGGGGCTATCTCAATGGATCGTGTCGGAAATCTGTATGTTACCAATGAATATAGAGGTATCACCAAAATTTACCCGGATGGTGCATCTGAAAAGATATTCAATTTTACGGCTACCGAGACTAAAATGGCAATAAACAAACAAGGAGATATCTTCTTTGGAACAGATAATTATGAAGGCAACTTCAAGCGCCTGAATGCGGGGTCAAAAACACCCATTCAGATAGGTAGCGACTATGGATATCAGGATGGTCCGCTGGCGGCAGCGAAGTTCGGATATGGAATGCCCGCATTCCTGATAGATCAGGACGAAAATCTGATTGTCCTCGATAAAACCAACTTTGCCCTGCGTAAAATAGAGTTTGCAACAAACACCGTGAGTACCCTGCTGAAGCTCGAGAGAGGTTATGTGGATGGCAGCTTTGAGAAAGCTAAAATGGGTTGGCTGACTGACTTTGTGATGGATAAAGATGGTAACTATTATGTAGTGGATCCAAATAACAAAGCCATCAGAAAAATAGTATTAAGATAA
- a CDS encoding phytoene desaturase family protein, with protein MEKNVFDAIVVGAGPNGLAAAITLQRAGLSVLLLESKDTVGGGMRTQQLTLPGFYHDVCSAIHPMAMASPFFASLPLQDYGLEFVHSPLAAAHPFDDGHAAFLSRSLEDTAAALGVDKKIYTSLIAPISRHWEAIAADSMGPFRLPRHPLIMADFGRNALLPAAVVAARFSTPAAKGLWAGMAGHAIQPLTNWTTAAIALVLCAVGHRYGWPVPKGGSQAIAQAMAAYFTALGGEIRTRVHVTAPEDLPSHRAVLFDVTPRQLLAIAGDRFTPLYRCQLSRYRYGAGIFKIDWALQEPIPFKAAACRQAATVHLGNTFEEIAFAEQQVHDGKHPANPFVLLAQQSLFDQRAPAGRHTAWAYCHVPNGSVTDMTSIIEKQVERFAPGFRDIILDKHTMNTHEMEAYNPNYVGGDINGGIMDIRQLYTRPVLSLSPYRTSAKGMYICSSATPPGGGVHGMCGYHAAKAVLKDLKIDN; from the coding sequence ATGGAGAAAAACGTATTTGATGCCATTGTTGTGGGCGCCGGTCCCAACGGATTAGCGGCGGCCATTACCTTACAACGGGCCGGTTTATCGGTACTATTACTGGAATCAAAAGACACCGTAGGTGGTGGCATGCGTACGCAGCAACTCACGCTGCCCGGCTTTTACCACGATGTATGTTCTGCCATACATCCCATGGCCATGGCATCGCCTTTCTTTGCCAGCCTGCCGTTGCAGGACTACGGACTGGAATTTGTGCATTCCCCGCTGGCAGCAGCCCACCCGTTCGACGATGGGCACGCGGCTTTTTTATCCCGCTCCCTGGAAGATACCGCTGCCGCATTAGGCGTCGATAAAAAAATATATACTTCTCTTATTGCGCCTATCAGCAGGCATTGGGAGGCCATTGCGGCCGATAGCATGGGACCGTTCCGCCTGCCCCGGCATCCGCTGATCATGGCCGATTTTGGCCGGAATGCGTTATTGCCGGCGGCTGTTGTGGCGGCACGTTTTAGTACACCGGCTGCAAAAGGGCTATGGGCAGGCATGGCAGGTCATGCCATCCAACCGCTTACCAACTGGACAACCGCCGCCATCGCCCTGGTACTATGTGCCGTGGGTCACCGATACGGCTGGCCTGTGCCCAAAGGCGGTTCGCAGGCCATCGCCCAGGCGATGGCAGCTTATTTTACGGCCCTCGGTGGTGAAATTCGTACCCGCGTGCACGTAACGGCTCCGGAAGACCTGCCATCTCACCGGGCGGTCCTATTCGATGTAACCCCGCGGCAGCTGTTGGCCATTGCCGGCGACCGGTTTACACCGTTGTATCGCTGTCAGTTGAGCCGTTACCGTTATGGTGCAGGTATCTTCAAAATCGACTGGGCACTGCAGGAACCCATTCCTTTTAAAGCGGCCGCCTGCCGCCAGGCCGCCACCGTGCACCTGGGCAATACCTTCGAAGAAATTGCCTTCGCAGAGCAACAGGTACACGACGGAAAACACCCGGCCAATCCCTTCGTATTGCTGGCGCAGCAAAGCCTGTTTGATCAGCGGGCGCCGGCAGGCCGGCACACGGCCTGGGCCTATTGCCACGTGCCCAATGGTTCCGTCACCGATATGACCAGCATCATCGAAAAACAGGTAGAACGTTTTGCACCGGGCTTCCGCGATATCATCCTCGATAAACACACCATGAATACCCACGAGATGGAAGCTTACAATCCCAACTACGTAGGGGGTGATATCAATGGAGGTATCATGGATATCAGGCAGCTGTATACACGGCCGGTACTCAGCTTATCGCCGTACCGTACTTCCGCCAAGGGGATGTATATATGTTCGTCTGCAACGCCGCCGGGTGGCGGCGTGCATGGGATGTGTGGGTATCATGCGGCAAAAGCGGTGTTGAAGGATTTGAAGATTGATAATTAA
- a CDS encoding DUF1579 domain-containing protein has translation MKTLHLLTAALCLLISTAALAQQDAAATQKAWAAYMTPGPMHEKMAATNGDWSSTMTFWESPGAAPQTSTGNCSYKMILGGRYQESRFLGDFMGMPFEGIGTMAYDNARKLFISTWMDNMGTGIIVLEGNWEEAEKAVVLKGKCQDPISGKPMVVKELLKWQDNNHHSMEMFREVDGKEFKDMEIKFTRK, from the coding sequence ATGAAAACACTTCACCTGTTAACAGCTGCGTTATGCCTGTTAATTTCCACTGCAGCCCTGGCACAGCAGGATGCTGCCGCCACCCAGAAAGCCTGGGCGGCCTATATGACACCGGGTCCCATGCATGAAAAAATGGCCGCTACCAATGGCGACTGGAGCTCCACGATGACTTTCTGGGAAAGCCCCGGCGCCGCACCACAAACCTCTACCGGCAACTGTAGCTACAAAATGATCCTCGGCGGACGCTACCAGGAAAGCCGCTTCCTCGGCGACTTTATGGGCATGCCTTTCGAAGGCATCGGCACCATGGCCTACGATAATGCCCGGAAACTATTTATCAGTACCTGGATGGATAACATGGGTACCGGCATCATTGTACTGGAAGGCAACTGGGAAGAAGCGGAGAAAGCCGTCGTGTTAAAGGGAAAATGCCAGGATCCTATTTCCGGCAAACCAATGGTGGTAAAGGAACTCCTGAAATGGCAGGACAACAACCATCACAGCATGGAGATGTTCCGCGAAGTGGATGGCAAGGAATTCAAGGATATGGAAATTAAATTCACCCGGAAATAA
- a CDS encoding carbohydrate kinase family protein produces MTTNRETPGIICFGEMLWDLLPDKALPGGAPMNVAYHLQQLQEKITMVSRIGNDERGYALLDIVSGYGLRTEGIQTDDRHETGKVYANVNNRKEVTYDIVYPVAWDFIAWESTLAQLLSTARYLVFGSLASRNEVSRQTLEKALEADIIKVLDINLRAPHYTQGHIAWLLTHADILKLNETELRLISNWYDGFEDNEAAMRALSTRFNIPVVVVTLGEAGAILYREERFYYQPGLPVVVADTIGSGDAFLAGLLHSFIQQRPDQESLAFANALGALVASRSGGCPAYEVSEITAWLTL; encoded by the coding sequence ATGACAACAAACAGGGAAACACCCGGCATCATCTGTTTTGGAGAAATGTTATGGGACCTGCTGCCAGATAAGGCATTGCCGGGTGGCGCTCCGATGAATGTCGCCTATCACCTGCAGCAACTGCAGGAAAAAATAACCATGGTATCCCGTATCGGTAACGATGAGCGGGGGTATGCGCTGCTGGATATTGTCAGTGGCTATGGCCTGCGCACGGAAGGGATACAAACGGATGACCGGCACGAAACCGGTAAAGTATATGCCAATGTAAATAACCGGAAAGAAGTAACCTACGATATCGTATATCCGGTGGCGTGGGATTTTATTGCGTGGGAATCTACCCTGGCACAGTTACTGTCAACTGCCCGGTATCTGGTATTCGGCAGTCTGGCTTCCCGGAATGAAGTGTCCCGGCAAACCCTGGAAAAGGCATTGGAAGCGGATATCATTAAGGTACTGGATATTAACCTGCGTGCGCCACATTATACACAGGGGCATATTGCCTGGCTGCTTACACACGCCGATATATTGAAACTAAACGAAACAGAACTGCGGCTCATCAGCAATTGGTACGATGGATTTGAAGATAATGAGGCCGCGATGCGGGCGTTATCTACCCGCTTTAATATTCCTGTGGTGGTAGTGACCCTGGGAGAAGCCGGCGCTATCCTGTACCGGGAGGAACGGTTTTATTATCAACCTGGCCTGCCGGTAGTGGTGGCGGATACGATTGGCAGTGGCGATGCTTTTCTGGCGGGATTGTTACATAGCTTTATACAACAACGGCCGGATCAGGAGAGCCTGGCTTTCGCCAATGCGCTGGGTGCGCTTGTAGCTTCCCGCTCTGGTGGCTGTCCGGCCTATGAGGTGTCGGAAATAACAGCCTGGCTGACATTATAA